A single genomic interval of Psychroserpens sp. NJDZ02 harbors:
- a CDS encoding WG repeat-containing protein: MLESFSQQTKTVTTVFELFNLSPAGCDVSNYEAESEMSIENFSNQKKKKEEKGEDLNVIMEKYTSLFKRSNTISEQFEKKPEPIVTFKNGTHSFKKDNKYGLITANGNILMPAQFNTIIQSGETGFVAYKNQLCNYYSNDGNKILNRDYFYIKPTIKQSLIVQTEKGFGLLTKKGKVLIEPGYYQIEEVDKKDQFYYWILKSKHSGFYLSENTKDTIHLNIPPKELNFIDSEYWYRYGNLINIKTKKRVICNRYNIDVLSAKHQLSSIKDSKTKLKYLMKHNGDLVTNQPFVKIQRFRENNLAIAAIKKDNKAVYGVINHKGKWIINPQYYRLQFLNDTMLNATNINDQSGIITVKNKNITAFEYSNIRKINEHYALAIKEENKLVHSDIIDLQNGKKIKENLPYYSISQTTKCDTETFIASVNRQESVLNSKFKTISPASYTRVYYGKNNTFEGTNFLENNKRESQIFNCDGTLQTIKINNKKYDTFYSYEEITPNLHHVLLSTSNGYFINAKAQVIKNNTHWQHIEYSNSKDLFITMGYGGKYGIINSMGETIIPPIFKFISAFDPKTKLAKYNFDKKQKGYITVDGTLLFGTKYEDTELLNYDLFKVKNNDHFGVLNKNGHEIIPVKYSKIWLNGGIIYAQLGKALKQFDLMGTPIN; the protein is encoded by the coding sequence TGAAGCGGAATCTGAAATGTCAATAGAAAACTTTAGTAATCAAAAAAAGAAAAAAGAAGAGAAAGGAGAAGATTTAAATGTAATAATGGAAAAGTATACGTCTTTGTTTAAAAGGAGCAATACCATTTCTGAGCAATTTGAAAAAAAACCAGAACCTATAGTTACATTTAAAAATGGTACGCATTCTTTTAAAAAAGATAATAAATATGGGTTGATAACTGCTAATGGTAATATCCTAATGCCCGCACAGTTTAACACAATCATTCAAAGTGGAGAAACTGGTTTTGTTGCTTATAAAAATCAACTCTGTAATTATTATTCAAATGATGGTAATAAAATATTAAATAGAGACTATTTTTATATTAAACCAACTATTAAACAGTCATTAATTGTTCAAACAGAAAAAGGGTTTGGCTTATTGACAAAAAAAGGCAAAGTTCTTATTGAACCGGGGTACTACCAAATTGAGGAGGTTGATAAGAAAGACCAATTTTATTATTGGATACTCAAATCAAAGCATAGTGGTTTTTATTTAAGTGAAAACACAAAAGATACAATACATTTAAATATACCTCCAAAAGAACTAAATTTTATAGACTCCGAGTATTGGTATAGATATGGTAATTTGATAAATATCAAAACTAAAAAAAGAGTAATATGTAATCGATATAATATAGATGTTTTGAGTGCTAAACATCAGCTTTCTAGCATTAAGGACTCAAAAACTAAATTAAAATACTTAATGAAACACAATGGTGATTTAGTAACTAATCAACCATTTGTTAAAATACAACGCTTTAGAGAAAATAATTTAGCAATTGCTGCAATAAAAAAAGATAATAAAGCTGTTTATGGTGTTATAAATCATAAAGGAAAATGGATAATAAACCCTCAATATTATAGATTACAGTTTTTAAATGACACGATGCTTAACGCTACTAATATCAATGACCAGTCGGGTATCATCACTGTGAAAAATAAAAATATAACTGCTTTTGAATATAGTAACATTCGAAAAATAAATGAGCATTACGCGTTGGCTATCAAAGAAGAAAACAAATTAGTCCACTCTGATATTATTGATTTGCAAAACGGAAAAAAAATAAAGGAGAACTTACCCTATTATTCAATTTCGCAAACTACAAAATGTGATACAGAAACCTTTATTGCAAGCGTAAATAGACAAGAATCTGTTTTAAATAGTAAATTTAAAACCATTAGCCCTGCAAGTTACACACGTGTGTATTATGGCAAAAATAACACCTTTGAAGGAACAAATTTTTTAGAAAATAATAAAAGAGAAAGCCAAATTTTTAATTGTGATGGAACACTGCAAACAATTAAAATTAATAATAAAAAGTATGACACTTTTTACAGTTATGAAGAAATAACCCCTAATCTTCACCATGTACTATTATCAACAAGTAATGGTTATTTTATTAACGCCAAAGCGCAAGTAATTAAAAACAATACGCATTGGCAACACATTGAATACAGTAATTCAAAAGATCTATTTATAACCATGGGATATGGAGGTAAGTATGGCATAATAAACAGTATGGGAGAAACAATAATCCCTCCAATATTTAAGTTTATAAGTGCATTTGATCCAAAAACAAAACTAGCTAAGTATAATTTTGATAAAAAACAAAAAGGCTATATAACTGTGGATGGCACATTATTATTTGGCACAAAGTATGAAGATACAGAATTATTAAATTATGATCTCTTTAAGGTTAAAAACAACGACCATTTTGGTGTTTTAAACAAAAATGGACATGAAATAATTCCAGTTAAATATTCAAAAATATGGCTTAATGGTGGAATTATATATGCTCAATTAGGAAAAGCATTAAAACAATTTGATTTGATGGGAACCCCTATTAATTAA
- a CDS encoding tetratricopeptide repeat-containing sensor histidine kinase, which translates to MSFTYQYIVIFLFVSFTSLSMAQDTASDKVSEGEKVAQLFHYFNSGLDKKAYQQAHALLPTFKSDKSVTNTNLLLAYYHNRYVAIDSSIYYTHKALNSRKNINDSLGVRLQILSYQLLALNNKNKGLYQESKNYYIKGAELSEKHNETNLYYTHIHGLASTYLTLDKTEEALALFEKCVKFSNDDEVILGSYINLGAIYSSLSKFETSNTYLQKAKEMCEKKGYNTEALVNIIINIGDNYVNKDTDKALASFNEAKKISSDNRFYNLELIALGKVGNILFNEKKDSEALLIFSNMLMQSMELGNLDAEMNSYLMLEKLSIREQNYRNAYNYGKKYYKIKDSINNSITEKEINRLEVRFKTLEKEKTIKLLQIESLNKSLNIKNKDADIEKYKLQKTIIAKQNENQVLLLQNGVKKRKNEIALLKEKEAIKAIELDREKTIKYIILIAFFILLVPIMGLLIIYYQKLQAQSLLNQKEKEINEQQVLSLKKDQELKLIKAAVRGQDIERKKIAQEMHDSIGGNLAAIKLQFSQLSKHPSKLELIYSQLDDTYEQVRNLSHNLLPKKIRENDFVFLIKEYITTVQEASDITLNVSFYDEAKINKINKILQNELFSIFQELTTNTLKYAKAKTIDIQLDLINEGLFFVYEDDGIGFDVSLTTLGIGLTNIKNRVENYKGILHIDSKPDRGTSINIEIPLTT; encoded by the coding sequence ATGTCATTTACGTATCAATACATCGTTATTTTTCTTTTTGTTAGCTTTACTTCTCTTAGTATGGCTCAGGATACTGCGTCTGATAAAGTCAGTGAAGGCGAAAAGGTGGCACAGCTTTTTCATTATTTTAATAGTGGCTTAGATAAAAAGGCATACCAGCAAGCGCATGCGTTGTTACCTACTTTTAAATCTGATAAATCGGTAACAAATACCAACTTACTGTTGGCTTATTACCATAATAGATATGTGGCTATAGATTCGTCTATTTATTACACGCATAAAGCGCTAAATAGCAGAAAAAACATAAACGACTCGTTGGGCGTTAGGCTACAAATTTTGTCCTATCAATTATTGGCGTTAAATAATAAAAATAAGGGGTTATATCAAGAAAGTAAAAACTACTATATAAAAGGAGCCGAATTAAGCGAAAAACATAACGAAACCAATTTGTATTATACGCATATCCATGGTTTGGCAAGTACCTATCTAACGCTTGATAAAACGGAAGAGGCCTTAGCGCTTTTTGAAAAATGCGTAAAGTTTTCTAACGATGACGAAGTTATTTTAGGGAGTTATATTAATCTAGGGGCTATTTATTCTTCGCTTTCAAAGTTTGAAACCTCCAATACATATTTGCAAAAAGCAAAGGAAATGTGTGAAAAGAAGGGGTATAACACAGAAGCTTTAGTCAATATAATAATAAATATAGGTGATAACTATGTCAATAAAGATACCGATAAGGCACTCGCGTCTTTTAATGAAGCCAAAAAAATAAGTTCTGACAATCGGTTTTATAATTTAGAGTTGATTGCTTTAGGTAAGGTAGGAAACATATTATTTAATGAAAAAAAGGATAGTGAAGCACTTTTGATTTTCTCCAACATGTTAATGCAGTCCATGGAATTGGGGAATTTAGATGCTGAGATGAATAGCTATCTTATGTTGGAAAAACTATCGATTAGAGAACAGAATTATAGAAATGCTTATAATTATGGTAAAAAATATTACAAAATAAAAGACTCTATAAACAACTCGATAACAGAAAAAGAAATCAACCGATTAGAAGTTAGGTTTAAAACGTTAGAAAAAGAAAAAACAATTAAATTATTACAAATAGAGAGCTTAAATAAAAGTTTAAATATAAAAAATAAGGATGCAGATATTGAAAAGTACAAACTGCAGAAAACGATTATTGCAAAACAAAACGAAAATCAAGTCTTACTACTTCAAAATGGTGTAAAAAAACGTAAAAATGAAATTGCTTTACTTAAAGAAAAAGAAGCGATTAAAGCAATAGAGCTAGATAGAGAAAAGACTATTAAATACATTATCTTAATTGCTTTTTTTATTTTATTAGTGCCTATTATGGGATTATTAATTATCTATTACCAAAAATTACAGGCGCAAAGTTTACTTAATCAGAAAGAAAAAGAGATTAATGAACAGCAGGTACTATCGTTAAAAAAAGATCAGGAATTAAAATTAATTAAAGCGGCTGTTAGAGGGCAAGATATAGAACGTAAAAAGATTGCTCAGGAAATGCATGATAGTATTGGTGGTAATTTGGCAGCCATAAAACTACAGTTTAGTCAGCTGTCTAAGCATCCTAGTAAACTAGAATTAATTTATAGTCAATTAGATGATACGTATGAGCAGGTTAGGAACTTGTCACATAATTTGCTACCCAAAAAAATAAGAGAAAACGATTTTGTTTTTTTAATTAAGGAATATATTACTACTGTACAAGAAGCTAGCGATATAACACTAAATGTTTCTTTTTATGATGAAGCAAAAATTAATAAAATAAATAAGATTTTACAAAATGAATTGTTTTCCATTTTTCAGGAATTAACAACAAACACCCTTAAATATGCTAAAGCTAAAACAATAGATATCCAGTTGGATCTTATAAATGAAGGTCTATTTTTTGTTTATGAAGATGATGGTATTGGCTTTGATGTGTCTTTAACAACTTTAGGTATTGGTTTGACAAATATTAAGAATAGAGTAGAAAATTATAAAGGTATCTTACATATCGATTCTAAACCAGATAGAGGAACAAGTATAAATATCGAGATTCCTTTAACAACATAA
- a CDS encoding LysE family translocator has product MMLGVENFITFLVTAAFFVMIPGMDTVFVLNKSISQGRKSGIVSAMGINTGVLTHTCLSALGLSVLIAKSAIAFMVIKYIGAAYLIYIGVKKYRDTSALALENNNLLVTSTIKNDFWSGFFTNSLNPKVALFFLAFFPQFITPSKLQDPVPFIVLGITFAIIGVVWYVTLTVFASTFSTKIKGHPNSGIWLNRVSGFVFVLMGLQIALG; this is encoded by the coding sequence ATGATGCTAGGTGTTGAAAATTTTATAACCTTTTTGGTTACCGCAGCTTTTTTTGTAATGATACCAGGGATGGATACAGTTTTTGTCTTGAATAAATCTATAAGTCAGGGTCGTAAGTCCGGAATAGTATCAGCAATGGGTATTAATACAGGTGTGTTAACGCATACGTGTTTATCGGCTTTGGGCTTATCTGTTTTAATTGCAAAATCTGCAATAGCCTTTATGGTCATTAAATATATTGGTGCAGCTTATTTAATTTATATAGGTGTTAAAAAGTATAGAGATACATCAGCATTAGCTTTAGAAAATAATAATCTATTGGTTACCAGCACGATTAAAAACGATTTTTGGTCAGGTTTTTTTACCAACTCGTTAAATCCTAAAGTTGCATTATTCTTTTTGGCGTTTTTCCCTCAGTTTATTACACCGTCTAAATTACAAGATCCTGTTCCGTTTATAGTATTGGGTATTACGTTTGCAATAATTGGTGTGGTTTGGTATGTGACGTTAACGGTGTTTGCTAGTACGTTTTCAACTAAAATTAAAGGGCATCCAAATTCTGGGATTTGGCTAAATCGGGTTAGTGGTTTTGTATTTGTACTTATGGGTTTACAGATTGCTTTGGGTTAA